One genomic region from Torulaspora delbrueckii CBS 1146 chromosome 4, complete genome encodes:
- the UTP20 gene encoding Utp20p (similar to Saccharomyces cerevisiae UTP20 (YBL004W); ancestral locus Anc_3.211) — MAKQKVTTKSSKRYTYSSFKGRIDDLRIEPAKNLQKRVHDYVETSHLLASFEHWKEINLSAGFAHFADNAEELIQTLPQIIYHESKIFELLITSIDKHEEFALEALLDLLAQFCHDLGPDFLKFYERALKSLICLLEDAVRLESSKIFEWGFNCLAYMFKYLSRVLSDDLIPTFNLLFPLLSHSKDYISRFSAEALSFLIRKAKAKSLRDFISFSFKKLRDTTEPSLYDGILILFSETFISTEDALHSKSRMLIDALLDEVLKSNSEDLGVTLFCDVWMNISRHASTENLSPLYDAIYERLIDDMSAQNLDGITRITSTLAFSESGRKIANWSRIVTIAEQILSHGDERNPSSQNLAFLIAVLFRNCDLRALSTHHKVLFESYLQQHTGSFIPFFFSVLTLCGEKALSFNANRYLQQYVTANGKEPDTKLALFLLEMEDRPQIAGKLNLRVPDLLMSSLASMLENEPKTFTEDVLFDIYKRVVIFTSVDHDDTQCSETFSTLVKRILTGSTELTEFVKDVIGHLLLAINGARLSSTILVKVLLERLDELKTSVYFVEGFNKFLGMLVSSDELCEFFESHESSVIDLSDNLLLPDRKIRRETLQLLGTIMKIRGEDLPQILNDCKNLEDLPLTLQNARDITNRIRGMGVEFAKMEATTLEMSFFIKHMFGLLTVRFSPVWDGVYEVIPSIFTKDQEMVWKLLIHFLVSPEKNYDLEYYGVSSTDEPGFGSWSSTIPRLKDTLDAFSTHWNDYLVPDSSIIDIMKKRRGDTNISPQIRSQILKLMLMIPQLAERHSRDIVPFIFNDAESEELFGSSETEQTPSSGATWTEADRNSLLKVIAKFRNIKAIYKSPEVRDRLMTLLGSRNTDVQKIALEGLLAYRDPVMIKHRDSLKNLLDDALFKDEVTRLLTGSEVIEKAEEIELMPYALRILFGRAQTPSTSGIKKGRKHAVISVLPGLKEEFLTEFFKLGSSKFHYDYFFENGYQVDPSELTLPNLRRMIGYVTILNLSFDVLGSNFSRVISTTLRPLLYTIAVSYCASSQDFKEVHVEKTVSNLRQQSLKSLNNLFQCSGDSPVLLEYMEEIHQIAIEPRLAKFEEENLQQVSSLMKIIVFWSTNTALYPYLYYNDCASCAALMRVLLNENAKEPVLATILKASNDIVSSPAANDEYVGLVTLVAATCLRVLPSLYQKLSDPNNSSIVIDLLLNLVQAGYVQDNETREHLVGSLGLVIKGNFKGVSKKDIIKVLSVISVLVKEYQCGWSDIEDLYVAVSGLYKSFADREIREAISDVFISFGKQFTSIAKVAELLSDLNSYSKGRVQEYDFSRRLSSFKIFNEENYRSYTEFEWLPIINSCLFFINDKDELAIRTNASHTLRRFVDYINEKPSVESAKSAVEILEQVILPNIRIGLQRFSEELQKEYISVLAYVIQESKFYKGLEDMKPLLFDGDEEANFFANVNHIQLHRRLRAVRRLRDHVVGLSDNSIAHYLMPLIEQYVFSQEEKYRNIGNEALITIGKLSNYLTWNQYKALFRRYISLLKSKPDQMKETVNLLCQISVALRETLRNVRESTGEIATLQKLPKNLDDVDKFIIAEVYPKLSKTLEFRDSETIVNRMPLAEALVNLVLGLKREDTVSHLPGILTSLCQVLRSKSEELRDAVRKTLGSICRILGADYLPFVLKELISALKRGSHIHVLGFTVHHVLKAMDGLINHSDLDASSQMIVRIIMDDLFGSAGEEKDSENYRTTMKEVKVNKCYDTAEMLASNISLPTFSTLLRPIENLLTERINLRNQNKLEELLRRYTLGLKHNAEVSSPEVLNVCFEIFHRDQNEGIKKRSNQPLVIDENKEFFLVNLNFKGAKVQNERTLVNSTLQKFALDLLHAVLFKSRQLLDPMYLDGFVPLLKDSLLSEDESVLVSSLRVLILFVKLNFSEESATVFKIGARKVLNIIKDSPSTSSELCQVGMKYLSSFIRHKDIKLKDSALSYVLGRILPDLNEPHKQGLAFNFLKALVSRHIRLPEIYDVIDSVREIMVTNHTKEIRDVSRSVYYQFLMEYDQSKGRLEKQFRFMVDNLQYPSQDGRQSVMELINLIVNKANAALLSKLSSSFFVALANVLVNDDISRCREMASVLLVNLLQKLDPESLEVVNKYIIAWLKQTEDLSYLSLGLRVYKVYLSAIGAGRTSSLDELALNRVKSCIADSSSSDETKWTVLYTALTVFESYVQTSKDIYSSSFKITWTNVISCLLYPHLWVRQVAARLINHFIDNMDKFELPLTDSELQIVASRVLRQLGAPSISEDLASVSIKTLLKIAIYWKKHNTKFIHKETLSASESKYDSSLEFMVSRVGAIIRSEENPADSFMSKKSCIQLLALLIQVFDDELKARAKDIILPLFVYLEYDVSYTLNDMQKELSVLAQECLQILEAKLSVSDFTKAYASVKREVLTRRQERKAKRSVLAVTEPEKAARRKLRKHERSREKRKHEKDESGYYQRKNKRPRT; from the coding sequence ATGGCAAAGCAAAAGGTTACTACGAAGAGCTCCAAGAGGTATAcatattcttcattcaaAGGTCGTATAGATGACTTAAGGATTGAACCAGCCAAGAACTTACAAAAGAGAGTACATGATTATGTGGAAACCTCTCACCTTCTAGCTTCGTTTGAACATTGGAAGGAGATTAATCTGAGTGCAGGCTTTGCCCATTTTGCTGACAATGCTGAAGAACTCATTCAAACATTACCACAGATTATTTATCATGAGTCGAAGATATTTGAGCTACTCATTACTAGCATTGATAAACATGAAGAATTCGCCTTGGAAGCGTTATTGGATCTATTGGCACAATTTTGTCACGATTTAGGCCCAGACTTTCTGAAATTCTATGagagagctttgaaatctctGATCTGCCTACTGGAAGATGCTGTGAGGCTTGAATCAtccaagatttttgaaTGGGGGTTCAATTGCTTAGCCTATATGTTCAAATATCTATCAAGAGTTTTGAGCGATGACCTGATACCGACTTTCAACTTACTTTTCCCATTACTCTCGCATTCTAAGGACTACATATCTAGGTTCTCGGCAGAAGCTCTGTCCTTTCTGATTAGAAAAGCTAAGGCAAAATCCCTGCGTGATTTTATCTCCTTCTCgttcaagaagttgagaGATACCACGGAACCGAGCCTCTACGATGGTATCCTAATTCTATTCTCAGAGACTTTCATTTCTACGGAAGACGCGTTGCATTCCAAGTCCAGAATGCTGATAGACGCGCTTTTGGATGAGGTACTTAAATCTAATAGCGAGGATTTGGGTGTCACATTGTTTTGTGACGTCTGGATGAACATCTCGAGGCATGCGTCAACGGAAAACCTGTCTCCTCTATATGACGCTATTTATGAGAGACTGATCGACGACATGAGCGCTCAGAACTTGGATGGCATTACTAGGATTACTTCTACGTTAGCATTTTCTGAAAGTGGTAGAAAAATCGCAAACTGGTCGAGGATCGTAACTATTGCTGAACAGATACTTTCTCATGGAGACGAGCGAAACCCAAGTTCGCAGAACTTAGCATTCCTAATCGCAGTTTTGTTCCGTAATTGTGACTTGAGAGCATTGTCGACGCATCACAAAGTCTTATTCGAATCATATTTACAGCAGCACACTGGGAGCTTTATACCGTTTTTCTTCTCGGTGTTGACCTTGTGTGGTGAAAAGGCTTTATCATTCAACGCCAATCGATACTTGCAACAATATGTCACTGCTAATGGAAAAGAACCTGATACAAAGTTGGCCTTGTTCCTTCTGGAGATGGAGGACAGGCCTCAAATTGCTGGAAAACTCAATCTGCGAGTACCAGATCTTCTTATGTCCTCACTCGCGTCAATGTTAGAGAACGAGCCTAAGACTTTTACCGAGGACGTTTTATTTGACATTTACAAGAGAGTAGTTATCTTTACATCTGTGGACCATGATGATACACAGTGTTCAGAGACTTTCTCCACGCTGGTTAAACGCATATTGACTGGCTCGACGGAATTGACTGAGTTCGTCAAAGACGTTATAGGTCATTTACTCCTTGCGATCAATGGTGCTCGACTTTCGTCAACCATCCTCGTGAAAGTCTTACTCGAAAGGCTTGACGAATTGAAGACAAGTGTTTATTTTGTTGAAGggttcaacaaatttctGGGCATGTTGGTGAGCTCAGACGAGCTATGcgaattttttgaatcGCACGAAAGCTCTGTGATAGATTTATCAGATAATCTCTTACTTCCAGACCGTAAGATTCGTCGTGAAACTCTTCAGCTGTTAGGTAcaataatgaaaattcGTGGCGAGGACTTGCCTCAAATTCTAAATGATTGcaaaaatcttgaagacCTCCCTCTGACGCTGCAGAATGCCAGGGATATTACGAATAGAATAAGAGGCATGGGCGTTGAATTCGCGAAGATGGAGGCTACAACTCTCGAAATGAGCTTTTTCATTAAACACATGTTCGGGCTGCTGACTGTACGCTTCTCGCCTGTCTGGGATGGTGTTTATGAAGTTATTCCAAGTATTTTTACTAAAGACCAAGAAATGGTATGGAAACTTCTTATTCACTTTTTAGTCAGTCCTGAAAAAAATTACGATTTAGAGTACTATGGTGTTTCATCGACCGATGAGCCAGGCTTTGGCTCCTGGAGCTCTACTATTCCACGGTTGAAGGACACATTGGATGctttttcaactcattGGAATGATTACCTCGTTCCCGACAGTTCCATAATTGATatcatgaagaaaagaagggGCGACACAAACATCTCACCTCAGATCCGTAGtcaaatcttgaaattgatgttgatgatacCTCAGCTTGCAGAACGTCATTCCCGAGATATTGTTCCCTTCATATTCAATGATGCAGAGTCCGAAGAACTTTTTGGTTCCAGTGAAACTGAACAAACACCATCAAGTGGAGCCACTTGGACTGAGGCTGATCGTAactctcttttgaaagttatCGCAAAATTTAGGAACATTAAGGCGATTTACAAGTCACCAGAAGTTAGAGATCGTTTGATGACTTTACTGGGTAGCAGAAATACTGATGTGCAGAAAATCGCCCTAGAAGGCCTCTTGGCATACCGTGATCCCGTTATGATCAAACACAGAGAcagtttgaaaaatttacTTGATGACGCTCTATTCAAAGATGAGGTTACTCGGCTGTTGACAGGCTCGGAAGTCATAGAGAAAGCGGAGGAAATAGAACTCATGCCTTACGCTCTGAGAATATTATTTGGACGAGCTCAGACTCCAAGTACTAGTGGCATAAAAAAGGGAAGAAAACACGCTGTTATTTCGGTTCTTCCGGgtctcaaagaagaattctTGACcgaattcttcaaactgGGCAGTAGCAAGTTTCATTATGATTATTTTTTTGAGAATGGATACCAGGTAGACCCATCAGAACTCACTTTGCCTAATTTAAGACGAATGATTGGCTACGTTACAATTTTGAACCTTTCTTTCGATGTATTGGGCTCCAATTTTTCCCGGGTTATTTCCACAACACTTCGGCCATTGTTGTATACCATTGCGGTATCGTACTGCGCTTCTTCgcaagatttcaaagaggtTCATGTTGAAAAAACTGTGAGTAATCTCCGTCAacaatctttgaagtccCTTAACAATTTATTTCAATGTAGTGGAGATTCTCCAGTGCTTCTCGAATATATGGAAGAGATACACCAAATCGCAATTGAGCCTCGACTGGCAAAgtttgaggaagaaaacctGCAGCAAGTTTCATCGCTTATGAAGATAATTGTTTTTTGGTCTACCAATACAGCGCTTTATCCGTATTTGTACTACAACGATTGCGCTAGCTGCGCTGCTTTGATGAGAGTTTTGTTAAACGAGAATGCAAAAGAGCCTGTTCTTGCCACAATTTTGAAAGCCTCAAACGACATTGTCAGCTCGCCAGCGGCTAATGATGAGTATGTTGGCCTCGTTACGTTGGTTGCTGCAACATGTTTACGAGTGTTACCTTCGTTGTATCAGAAGTTGTCCGATCCGAATAACTCATCCATTGTGATCGACTTACTACTTAACTTGGTTCAAGCTGGATACGTGCAGGATAACGAGACGAGAGAGCATCTGGTTGGCTCTCTTGGCTTAGTAATTAAGGGGAACTTCAAGGGTGTAAGCAAGAAGGATATCATAAAGGTATTGAGTGTCATCTCAGTACTAGTTAAAGAATACCAGTGTGGATGGTCCGATATTGAGGATCTATATGTAGCTGTCTCCGGTCTCTACAAGAGCTTTGCTGATAGAGAGATTAGAGAAGCTATCAGCGATGTTTTCATaagttttggaaaacaATTTACGAGTATTGCGAAAGTGGCAGAGTTGCTATCAGATCTAAACTCGTACTCGAAAGGACGTGTTCAAGAATATGATTTCTCAAGACGTTTGTCgtctttcaagatcttcaatgaaGAGAACTACAGGAGTTATACGGAGTTTGAATGGCTTCCAATCATCAACTCATGTCTTTTCTTTATCAACGATAAAGACGAGTTGGCTATTAGGACCAACGCATCGCATACCCTTCGCAGGTTTGTCGACTATATCAACGAGAAACCTTCTGTTGAATCAGCAAAATCAGCTGTTGAAATCTTGGAACAAGTGATACTTCCTAATATACGCATTGGTCTACAGAGGTTTTCAGAAGAGCTGCAAAAGGAATACATATCCGTACTCGCTTATGTGATCCAGGAAAGCAAGTTTTACAAAGGACTAGAGGATATGAAGCCCCTCCTTTTCGATGGAGATGAGGAGGCGAACTTTTTCGCCAACGTGAACCACATTCAATTGCATCGTCGTCTGAGAGCTGTTAGAAGGTTGAGAGATCATGTCGTGGGCCTGTCTGACAATAGCATTGCACATTACTTGATGCCTTTGATTGAACAGTACGTCTTTTCGCAAGAAGAGAAGTACAGGAACATCGGAAATGAAGCGTTGATCACAATTGGAAAGCTCTCAAACTATCTAACTTGGAATCAATATAAGGCACTTTTCAGGCGGTATATTTCTCTTCTCAAGTCGAAGCCGGATCAAATGAAGGAAACGGTCAATCTTCTATGCCAAATTTCGGTCGCTTTGAGAGAAACGTTACGAAATGTAAGGGAAAGTACGGGCGAAATTGCCACGCTGCAGAAGCTTCCCAAGAATTTGGATGACGTGGAtaaattcatcattgccGAGGTGTATCCGAAGCTGTCAAAGACTCTTGAATTTAGAGATAGTGAAACTATTGTTAATCGGATGCCATTGGCCGAAGCTCTGGTCAATTTGGTTTTAGGCCTAAAACGCGAAGACACTGTTAGTCACTTGCCAGGGATTCTCACTAGTTTGTGCCAGGTGTTGAGAAGTAAATCTGAAGAATTACGTGATGCCGTCAGAAAAACTCTTGGGAGTATCTGTCGCATACTTGGTGCAGATTATCTTCCTTTtgttttgaaggaattgataTCTGCTCTTAAGAGAGGTTCGCACATTCATGTTCTCGGGTTTACCGTCCACCATGTACTTAAAGCCATGGACGGTCTCATCAATCATTCAGACCTGGATGCGTCATCCCAAATGATTGTGAGGATCATTATGGATGACCTATTTGGAAGCGCAGGTGAGGAGAAAGATTCCGAAAACTATCGCACCACTATGAAAGAAGTCAAGGTGAATAAATGCTACGACACAGCTGAGATGCTAGCATCGAACATTTCGCTTCCTACTTTTTCCACACTTTTGCGCCCTATCGAGAATTTGTTGACTGAACGTATCAATCTAAGAAATCAGAATAAGTTGGAGGAGCTTCTGAGAAGATATACTTTAGGGTTGAAGCATAACGCTGAGGTGTCATCCCCCGAAGTGCTGAATGTGTGCTTCGAGATCTTCCACCGGGACCAGAATGAGGGCATCAAGAAGCGCTCAAATCAACCTCTTGTGATCGATGAGAATAAGGAGTTCTTTCTGGTTAATTTAAACTTTAAAGGTGCGAAAGTCCAAAACGAGAGGACCCTTGTCAACAGCACCTTGCAGAAATTTGCTCTAGATTTGTTGCACGCTGTCTTATTCAAGAGCAGACAGCTACTGGATCCAATGTACCTCGATGGTTTTGTTcctttgttgaaagattcgCTTCTCtcagaagatgaatctGTTCTGGTGAGTTCGCTAAGAGTCTTGATCCTTTTCGTGAAGTTGAATTTCTCTGAAGAATCCGCAACTGTCTTCAAAATCGGGGCCAGAAAGGTCCTTAATATTATAAAGGATTCTCCTTCTACATCATCCGAGCTTTGTCAAGTGGGAATGAAATATTTATCTTCATTCATTCGTCATAAAGACATTAAGCTAAAAGATTCTGCATTGAGCTACGTTTTGGGAAGAATTCTTCCCGACCTAAATGAACCTCATAAGCAAGGCCTGgctttcaacttcttgaaagccCTTGTGTCTAGGCATATTAGGCTACCTGAAATTTACGATGTTATTGATTCAGTGAGGGAGATCATGGTCACAAATCACACCAAGGAAATTAGAGATGTCTCGAGAAGCGTATACTACCAATTCTTGATGGAGTATGATCAAAGCAAAGGCCGCCTTGAGAAGCAGTTCAGATTTATGGTGGATAATCTTCAGTACCCTTCACAAGATGGTAGACAGTCGGTCATGGAGCTCATTAACCTGATTGTCAACAAGGCCAATGCAGCTCTACTGTCGAAACTATCATCCTCTTTTTTTGTCGCTCTTGCTAACGTATTGGTGAATGACGATATTTCACGGTGTCGGGAGATGGCAAGTGTGCTACTCGTAAACCTTCTACAAAAATTGGATCCTGAAAGCCTTGAGGTTGTCAACAAATACATTATCGCATGGTTAAAACAGACTGAAGATCTTTCTTACTTAAGCCTTGGTTTGAGGGTATACAAGGTTTATCTGAGTGCCATCGGCGCCGGGCGTACTTCCTCTCTGGATGAGCTTGCGCTCAACCGGGTCAAGTCATGTATCGCAGATTCCAGCTCATCGGATGAAACCAAGTGGACAGTGTTGTACACCGCACTAACGGTTTTCGAATCATATGTCCAAACATCCAAGGATATATACTCAAGCAGCTTCAAAATAACGTGGACCAATGTCATCAGTTGTCTTCTGTATCCTCATTTGTGGGTGCGTCAGGTGGCTGCAAGACTGATTAATCACTTCATTGACAATATGGACAAGTTTGAATTACCATTGACTGATTCGGAACTTCAGATTGTGGCATCACGAGTGCTAAGGCAACTTGGCGCTCCTTCTATCTCTGAAGATTTGGCTTCTGTGAGCATCAAaactcttttgaaaattgcCATTTATTGGAAGAAGCATAATACCAAATTCATTCACAAGGAAACTCTAAGTGCAAGCGAAAGTAAGTATGATAGCTCCCTGGAATTCATGGTATCGAGGGTGGGCGCAATAATAAGAAGTGAGGAAAATCCAGCAGACTCCTTTATGTCCAAAAAATCGTGTATTCAGCTTCTTGCTTTGTTGATTCAAGTTTTCGACGATGAGCTTAAAGCCAGGGCCAAAGATATTATCTTGCCGCTATTTGTGTACTTGGAATATGATGTGAGCTACACGTTAAATGACATGCAAAAGGAACTCAGCGTACTAGCGCAGGAATGTCTACAGATTCTGGAAGCTAAGCTATCTGTGTCCGACTTCACTAAAGCATATGCAAGCGTCAAGCGAGAAGTGTTGACTAGAAGACAGGAAAGAAAAGCTAAACGGTCTGTTTTGGCTGTAACTGAACCTGAGAAAGCTGCTCGCCGGAAGCTAAGGAAGCATGAGAGATCCAGagagaagaggaagcaTGAGAAGGATGAATCTGGTTACtaccaaagaaaaaacaAGAGACCAAGAACCTAA
- the NHP10 gene encoding Nhp10p (similar to Saccharomyces cerevisiae NHP10 (YDL002C); ancestral locus Anc_3.210), which translates to MSDSELKRKVEDLKEGNEVLALAIQRTRLSVKRLKLEYSVLLERLESRVELDPELRYENPLPTLESFKDELMTKPLKKPKSKRRKAKDRDPNMPKRPTNAYLLFCEMNKEKMRENGSQDVSRDLTEAWKSLNENDRKPYYGLYNQDRLRYQREMELYAMKVDRNNDDEEEVDESLVARERKPHNEDEEEEDEEDEEEEDEEETEPKPESQMTQHGDDEEEEDDDEDDIADVPTSEV; encoded by the coding sequence ATGTCAGATAGTGAGCTGAAACGTAAGGTAGAAGACTTGAAAGAGGGCAATGAGGTATTGGCTCTGGCTATTCAAAGAACGAGGCTCTCCgtgaagagattgaaattAGAGTACAGCGTTCTCCTCGAGAGGCTGGAGTCGAGAGTTGAACTTGATCCAGAGCTGCGCTATGAAAACCCTTTACCCACGTtagaatctttcaaagatgaactTATGACAAAGCCATtaaagaaaccaaagagcAAGAGACGAAAAGCTAAGGATAGAGATCCTAACATGCCCAAGAGACCAACCAATGCGTACCTACTATTCTGTGAGATGAATAAGGAGAAGATGAGAGAAAATGGCTCTCAGGATGTTTCGAGAGACTTAACTGAAGCCTGGAAGTCTTTGAACGAAAATGACAGGAAACCGTACTATGGCCTCTATAATCAAGATCGACTAAGGTATCAGAGAGAGATGGAGTTATATGCAATGAAAGTAGACCGGAacaatgacgatgaagaagaagttgatgaatCGCTTGTAGCTCGAGAAAGAAAACCTCACAATGAggacgaggaagaagaagacgaagaagatgaggaagaggaagatgaagaagagactGAACCTAAGCCGGAGTCTCAAATGACTCAGCAtggagatgatgaagaagaggaggacgacgatgaagatgacatAGCCGATGTGCCCACTAGTGAGGTTTAG
- the RMD1 gene encoding Rmd1p (similar to Saccharomyces cerevisiae RMD1 (YDL001W); ancestral locus Anc_3.209) produces the protein MSTISGNEEQQPLLNQEVPTKSNSDASERYTPKPGSVSSGSQRISDNTPSEIKNKSNGKPKNMNPPAPGKQMRAGAQRTSRTAQKLKLLPEEPFQRDEEMQELRDRDVYSQVSRITDKPARRDAEKLGKGHRHLLPRATAYCTASSYHMKELIKWLKDCRKIHHTHPKLFDECLYTPFMYNDWRGDKRFEHEDVIRLDDEGGEINVSDKQPELYIFEYGVIVLWGFTEREEKAFLNDLERFEKEKLAEEDVQVEEFNYYVTQSYQPRIYNDFITLRDGSNYMIKLSISHAIAQSVKISLFEELVDNTIEDTQDIPQEIACSGKVSMSKEDIMKSIGELFILRININLHGSVLDSPEIMWSEPQLEPIYHATRGYLEINQRVALLNQRLEVISDLLQMLKEQLGHSHEEYLEFIVILLVGMEVLIAVVNIAVDMWANSS, from the coding sequence ATGTCTACGATATCCGGTAATGAGGAACAGCAGCCTCTGCTAAATCAAGAAGTACCTACAAAATCAAATAGCGATGCCTCTGAAAGGTATACGCCCAAGCCTGGTTCAGTCTCATCGGGCAGCCAGAGGATAAGCGATAACACGCCGTcagagatcaaaaataaaTCGAATGGGAAACCAAAGAATATGAATCCTCCAGCACCGGGAAAGCAAATGCGTGCAGGTGCACAGAGAACATCACGTACTGCtcagaaattgaaacttttaccagaagaaccatttcaaagagatgaGGAAATGCAAGAGCTTCGTGATCGTGACGTCTATTCCCAGGTGAGTAGAATCACAGACAAGCCTGCTAGAAGAGATGCTGAGAAGTTGGGTAAAGGTCATCGACATTTACTGCCAAGGGCCACGGCATATTGTACTGCAAGTAGTTACCACATGAAAGAATTAATAAAGTGGTTGAAAGATTGCAGAAAGATACATCATACACATCCAAAACTGTTTGATGAATGCCTGTATACGCCGTTCATGTACAATGATTGGAGAGGGGACAAAAGATTTGAGCATGAAGATGTAATACGattggatgatgaaggtggTGAAATCAATGTGAGTGATAAGCAACCTGAGCTGTATATTTTCGAGTACGGAGTCATAGTATTGTGGGGTTTCACAGAGCGTGAAGAGAAGGCTTTCCTCAATGATTTGGAGAGGtttgaaaaagagaagctcgctgaagaagacgtTCAGGTGGAGGAATTCAATTACTATGTCACTCAGAGTTACCAACCAAGAATCTATAACGATTTCATCACACTTAGGGACGGATCGAATTATATGATTAAACTATCGATATCGCATGCAATTGCACAGAGTGTCAAGATATCATTGTTTGAAGAGCTGGTGGATAATACCATTGAAGACACACAGGATATACCGCAAGAAATTGCCTGTAGCGGTAAAGTTTCGATGAGTAAAGAAGATATAATGAAAAGTATCGGCGAACTTTTCATTTTAAGAATTAATATCAATTTGCATGGATCTGTTCTTGATTCACCGGAGATCATGTGGTCTGAGCCTCAGCTTGAACCCATATATCATGCCACAAGAGGTTATTTAGAAATCAATCAGCGTGTGGCGTTACTGAATCAAAGGTTAGAGGTCATTTCtgatcttttgcaaatgttgaaagaacAATTGGGGCATTCTCATGAGGAGTATTTGGAGTTCATCGTTATCTTATTGGTTGGAATGGAAGTATTGATTGCTGTTGTAAATATCGCTGTGGACATGTGGGCAAACAGTAGCTAA
- the HTA2 gene encoding histone H2A (similar to Saccharomyces cerevisiae HTA2 (YBL003C); ancestral locus Anc_3.208) — protein MSGGKGGKAGSAAKASQSRSAKAGLTFPVGRVHRLLRKGNYAQRVGSGAPVYMTAVLEYLAAEILELAGNAARDNKKTRIIPRHLQLAIRNDDELNKLLGNVTIAQGGVLPNIHQNLLPKKSAKPGAASQEL, from the coding sequence ATGTCAGGTGGTAAAGGTGGTAAGGCAGGTTCTGCTGCTAAGGCTTCTCAATCTAGATCCGCTAAGGCTGGTCTAACTTTCCCAGTCGGTAGAGTGCATAGATTGCTAAGAAAAGGTAACTATGCTCAAAGAGTTGGTTCTGGTGCTCCAGTTTACATGACTGCTGTTTTGGAATATTTAGCCGCTGAAATTCTAGAATTGGCAGGTAACGCCGCTAGagacaacaagaagactAGAATTATTCCAAGACATTTGCAATTGGCTATCAGAAATGATGACGAACTGAACAAGTTGTTGGGTAATGTTACCATTGCTCAAGGTGGTGTCTTGCCAAATATTCACCAAAACTTGTTGCCAAAGAAGTCAGCCAAGCCAGGTGCAGCTTCTCAAGAATTATAA
- the HTB2 gene encoding histone H2B (similar to Saccharomyces cerevisiae HTB2 (YBL002W); ancestral locus Anc_3.207): MSAKAEKKPASKAPAEKKPAAKKTAPGVDSKKRTKVRKETYSSYIYKVLKQTHPDTGISQKSMSILNSFVNDIFERIATEASKLAAYNKKSTISAREIQTAVRLILPGELAKHAVSEGTRAVTKYSSAASQA; this comes from the coding sequence ATGTCTGCCAAAGCCGAAAAGAAGCCAGCCTCCAAGGCACCAGCTGAGAAGAAACCAGCTGCCAAGAAGACCGCTCCAGGTGTTGATTCTAAGAAGAGAACTAAGGTTAGAAAGGAAACTTACTCTTCTTacatttacaaagttttgaaacaAACTCATCCAGATACTGGTATCTCTCAAAAGTCGATGTCTATCTTGAACTCTTTTGTGAAcgatatctttgaaagaatcgCCACCGAGGCTTCTAAATTGGCTGCCtacaacaagaaatctACAATCTCTGCTAGAGAAATCCAAACTGCCGTTAGATTGATTCTACCCGGTGAGCTGGCCAAGCATGCAGTCTCAGAAGGTACTAGAGCTGTCACCAAGTACTCTTCTGCAGCTTCTCAGGCTTAA
- the ECM15 gene encoding Ecm15p (similar to Saccharomyces cerevisiae ECM15 (YBL001C); ancestral locus Anc_3.206), which translates to MPKLYTLVDVCMVPIGSGSASVSDFVTLVEKKIRESPLKSTLHSAGTTIEGPWDDVFKLLGEIHEFAHENGYVRIQSSMRVGTRTDKHQTAQEKVDTVLRKLEESK; encoded by the coding sequence ATGCCAAAGCTTTATACTTTAGTTGATGTTTGCATGGTCCCAATTGGATCAGGCTCAGCCAGTGTGTCCGACTTTGTTACTTTAgtggagaagaagattcgTGAAAGCCCCTTAAAGAGCACTTTACATAGCGCGGGGACTACAATTGAAGGACCATGGGATGATGTCTTCAAATTACTAGGAGAGATTCATGAGTTCGCTCACGAAAACGGTTACGTCAGAATTCAGTCCTCAATGAGAGTCGGTACAAGAACTGACAAACACCAAACCGCTCAGGAGAAAGTTGACACTGTCCTCAGGAAGCTTGAAGAGAGCAAGTAA